Below is a genomic region from Sporohalobacter salinus.
AAGAAGGATGTAGACTTTTTAATTCCTCATCAGGCTAATATTAGAATTATAGATGGTGCTGCTAAACGTTTGAACCTTGATAATGATGATGTGTTTGTTAATCTTGATAAGTATGGTAATACTTCGGCTGCTTCTATTCCGATAGCATTGGCTGAGGCTGCCGAAGCAGGTAGGATTAATAGTGGTGATAATGTAGTAATAGTTGGATTTGGAGCCGGTCTTACCTGGGCAGCAAGTGTTATAGAATGGTCATAAGGAGGAATAATATGTTAAAGACGGAATTGTGTGAACTATTAGGGATAGAATATCCTATTATTCAAGGAGGCATGGCTTGGATTGCTACTGGAGAGTTAGCGGCTGCTGTTTCAAATGCTGGTGGCCTAGGAGTTATAGGTGCCGGTCATGCTCCAGCTGAAGTAGTAAGATCAGAGATAAAGAAAGCAAAAGAATTGACGAATAAGCCTTATGGAGTTAATGTGATGTTGCTTTCGCCGCATGTAGAAGAAGTTATTGAAGTTGTTTATGAGGAAGAAGTACCAGTAATTACAACTGGCGCTGGTAGCCCTGGTAAGTATATTGATAAATTAAAGGAAGTAGGGACTAAGATTATACCAGTAGTACCTTCGGTAGCATTAGCTAAACGAATAGCTAGATTAGAAGTAGATGCTATTATTGCTGAAGGAACTGAATCGGGAGGACATGTTGGGAATTTAACTACAATGGCTTTAGTTCCTCAGATAGTAGATGCTATAGATTTACCGGTAATTGCAGCTGGAGGAATTGCTGATGGGCGTGGTTTATCTGCAGTTTTGGCTTTAGGAGCAATAGGCGTTCAGGTTGGTACTCGATTTGTTTGCGCTGAGGAATGTACGGTTCATCCTAATTATAAAGAAGCAATTATTAAGGCTAAAGATCGTGATGCAGTAGTAACAGCTAGATCTACAGGACACCCGGTGCGGAATCTTAAGAATAAACTAACTCGCCAGATGGATAAACTAGAGAGTAATGGAGCTAGTAAAGAAAAATTA
It encodes:
- the fabK gene encoding enoyl-[acyl-carrier-protein] reductase FabK; the protein is MLKTELCELLGIEYPIIQGGMAWIATGELAAAVSNAGGLGVIGAGHAPAEVVRSEIKKAKELTNKPYGVNVMLLSPHVEEVIEVVYEEEVPVITTGAGSPGKYIDKLKEVGTKIIPVVPSVALAKRIARLEVDAIIAEGTESGGHVGNLTTMALVPQIVDAIDLPVIAAGGIADGRGLSAVLALGAIGVQVGTRFVCAEECTVHPNYKEAIIKAKDRDAVVTARSTGHPVRNLKNKLTRQMDKLESNGASKEKLEELGVGRLQHAAEEGDVKEGSVMAGQIAGMVEQEQPAADIIQEFIQQAEGVLKENIELIGE